The following coding sequences lie in one Trichoderma breve strain T069 chromosome 1, whole genome shotgun sequence genomic window:
- a CDS encoding g-protein alpha subunit domain-containing protein, translating into MGGCMSSNNDEVEQKKRSQAIDKELDEDSKRLRKECKILLLGSGESGKSTIVKQMKIIHLKGYSEEELYNYRPTVFKNLVECAKAVITAMQQFNIELVQEDNRSFADFLIDYQAESGPQAHIDPQVGLAVQAIWSDPAKDQLMEHQTEFYLMDSAEYFFQEAMRIVAPDYLPNEMDVLRARTKTTGIYETRFQMGQLSIHMFDVGGQRSERKKWIHCFENVTSIIFCVALSEYDQVLLEESSQNRMMESLLLFDSVVNSRWFMRTSIILFLNKVDIFKQKLGRSPLSNYFPDYTGGIDVNKAAKYLLWRFNQVNRAHLNLYPHLTQATDTSNIRLVFAAVKETILNNALKDSGIL; encoded by the exons ATGGGCGGATGCATGAGCTCCAACAATGATGAGGTAgagcagaaaaagaggagTCAGGCTATAGATAAGGAGTTGGACGAGGACTCAAAACGGTTACGGAAAGAATGCAAGATCCTGCTGTTAG GTTCTGGTGAGAGTGGCAAGTCGACAATCGTCAAGCAAATGAAAATTATCCACCTAAAGGGATACTCAGAAGAGGAGCTCTACAACTACCGACCGACCGTCTTCAAGAATCTAGTAGAATGTGCCAAAGCCGTCATAACTGCCATGCAGCAGTTCAATATTGAGCTTGTGCAGGAGGACAACAGATCTTTTGCCGACTTTTTAATAGACTACCAAGCGGAATCTGGGCCGCAAGCTCACATCGACCCCCAGGTGGGACTCGCTGTGCAGGCAATATGGAGTGACCCGGCCAAAGACCAGTTGATGGAGCACCAGACAGAGTTCTACCTGATGGACTCTGCTGAATA TTTTTTCCAAGAAGCAATGCGCATCGTCGCGCCCGATTACTTACCTAACGAGATGGACGTATTACGCGCCCGTACAAAAACTACCGGCATTTACGAAACGCGTTTTCAAATGGGCCAGCTTAGCATTCA CATGTTTGATGTCGGCGGGCAAAGGAGTGAACGAAAGAAGTGGATACACTGCTTCGAGAACGTCACATCAATCATTTTCTGTGTTGCGCTCAGCGAGTATGATCAAGTTCTTCTTGAGGAGAGCAGTCAG AACCGCATGATGGAGAGCTTACTACTCTTCGATTCCGTCGTCAATTCACGCTGGTTTATGAGAACAAGTATCATTCTGTTCTTGAACAAGGTGGATATCTTCAAGCAGAAGCTAGGCCGATCACCTCTGTCCAACTACTTCCCCGACTACACTGGCGGCATTGACGTCAACAAAGCCGCCAAGTATCTGCTATGGCGATTCAATCAAGTCAACAGAGCGCATCTCAACCTATACCCACA TCTTACCCAGGCCACCGACACATCAAACATCCGACTCGTTTTTGCGGCGGTCAAGGAGACTATACTGAATAACGCACTCAAGGACTCGGGTATCCTCTAA
- a CDS encoding carbohydrate phosphorylase domain-containing protein — protein sequence MATKQPLPVRERRPSTGAPLVDIQGAVGPAGISRPKHRRTFTGFGAGEIKHVEASIPEPQREAWRRNQVQNITDKDTFEKEVVRHVETTLARSMFNCDETAAYSATSLAFRDRLITDWNKTQQRQTFRDTKRVYYLSLEFLMGRTLDNAMLNVGLKDVAKDGLSELGFRIEDIISQEHDAGLGNGGLGRLAACFLDSLASLNYPAWGYGLRYRYGIFKQEIIDGYQVEVPDYWLDFNPWEFPRHDITVNIQFYGKVHKQTNNDGKTAFVWEGGDIVEAVAYDVPIPGYATPTTNNLRLWSSKASGGEFDFPKFNNGDYEGAVADQQRAETISAVLYPNDNLEQGKELRLKQQYFWVAASLYDIVRRFKKTKRSWKEFPDQVAIQLNDTHPTLAIVELQRILIDNEGLEWDEAWNIVTATFGYTNHTVLPEALEKWPVGLVQHLLPRHLQIIYDINLFFLQKVEKAFPNDRDLLRRVSIIEESQPKMVRMAFLAIVGSHKVNGVAELHSDLIKTTIFKDFVEIYGPDKFTNVTNGITPRRWLHQANPRLSELIATKCGGDNFLKDLTVLNKLETHAKDKAFRKEWAEIKYANKVRLAKYIQTTLGVSVNPAALFDVQVKRIHEYKRQQLNIFGVIHRYLTLKAMSPEERKKQLPRVTIFGGKAAPGYWMAKQIIHLVNAVGEVVNKDSDIGDLLKVIFLEDYNVSKAEMIIPASDISEHISTAGTEASGTSNMKFVLNGGLIIGTCDGANIEITREIGESNIFLFGNLAEDVEDLRHAHNFGSHAIDPDLEKVFVEIEKGTFGLPNDFSALIAAVRDHGDYYLVSDDFHSYIETHALVDEAYRNQDEWVTKCITSVARMGFFTSDRCINEYAEEIWNIEPLDVTET from the exons ATGGCGACCAAGCAGCCGCTGCCCGTCCGCGAGCGTCGCCCCTCCACTGGAGCTCCCCTTGTGGACATCCAGGGAGCTGTCGGCCCAGCGGGCATCTCTCGGCCCAAGCACAGGAGGACTTTTACCGGCTTTGGCGCTGGAGAAATCAAGCACGTTGAGG CCTCAATTCCCGAGCCCCAGCGCGAGGCATGGAGGCGGAATCAAGTCCAGAACATCACCGATAAGGACACCTTTGAGAAGGAAGTTGTCCGCCATGTCGAGACCACCCTGGCCCGTAGCATGTTCAACTGCGACGAGACTGCCGCGTACTCAGCCACCAGCTTGGCCTTCCGTGATCGACTCATCACCGACTGGAACAAGACTCAGCAGCGCCAGACATTCCGTGATACCAAGCGTGTTTACTACCTCAGTCTGGAGTTTCTCATGGGACGAACCCTGGACAATGCCATGCTCAATGTGGGGTTGAAGGACGTTGCCAAGG ATGGTCTCTCTGAGCTTGGCTTCAGAATCGAAGACATCATCAGCCAGGAGCATGATGCAGGTCTAGGCAATGGTGGCTTGGGCCGACTCGCTGCATGCTTCCTCGACAGCTTGGCTTCCCTCAATTACCCTGCCTGGGGCTACGGTCTTCGCTACAGATACGGAATCTTCAAGCAGGAAATCATTGACGGCTACCAGGTTGAGGTTCCTGATTACTGGTTGGACTTTAACCCATGGGAGTTCCCCCGCCACGACATTACTGTCAAC ATCCAATTCTACGGCAAGGTCCACAAGCAGACCAACAACGATGGCAAGACTGCCTTTGTCTGGGAAGGCGGCGACATTGTCGAGGCCGTTGCCTACGATGTCCCCATCCCTGGCTACGCTACACCCACCACAAACAACCTGCGACTCTGGTCTAGCAAGGCGTCCGGAGGCGAGTTCGATTTCCCCAAGTTCAACAACGGCGACTACGAAGGTGCTGTCGCCGATCAGCAGAGGGCCGAGACCATCAGTGCCGTGCTGTACCCCAACGACAACCTGGAGCAGGGTAAAGAGCTGCGACTGAAGCAGCAATACTTCTGGGTGGCAGCATCTCTCTATGATATTGTGCGCCGTTTCAAGAAGACCAAGCGTTCCTGGAAGGAGTTCCCCGACCAGGTCGCCATCCAGCTCAACGATACTCACCCCACTCTTGCCATTGTCGAGCTACAGCGCATCCTCATTGACAATGAGGGCCTGGAATGGGACGAGGCATGGAATATTGTCACTGCCACG TTTGGCTACACCAACCACACCGTGCTCCCAGAGGCTCTGGAGAAGTGGCCCGTTGGACTGGTTCAACATCTGCTGCCCAGACATCTTCAGATTATCTATGATATCAATCTGTTCTTCCTGCAAAAGGTCGAAAAGGCCTTCCCCAATGACAGAGACTTGCTCCGCAGAGTCTCCATCATTGAGGAGAGTCAGCCCAAGATGGTGCGAATGGCCTTCCTGGCCATTGTAGGTTCCCACAAGGTCAACGGTGTGGCTGAGCTGCACTCGGATCTGATCAAGACTACCATTTTCAAGGACTTTGTTGAGATTTACGGCCCGGACAAGTTCACCAACGTGACCAACGGCATCACCCCCAGACGTTGGCTGCACCAGGCCAACCCTCGCTTGTCTGAGTTGATTGCTACCAAGTGCGGTGGTGACAATTTCCTCAAGGATTTGACTGTTCTCAACAAGCTAGAAACTCatgccaaggacaaggccttCCGCAAGGAGTGGGCAGAGATCAAGTATGCCAACAAGGTGCGCTTGGCCAAGTACATTCAGACTACGCTCGGCGTATCGGTCAACCCAGCAGCCCTGTTCGACGTGCAAGTCAAGCGAATCCACGAATACAagcgccagcagctcaacatcTTTGGAGTTATCCACCGGTACCTGACTCTCAAGGCAATGAGCCCcgaggagaggaagaagcagttgCCCCGCGTCACCATCTTTGGTGGCAAGGCTGCCCCCGGTTACTGGATGGCCAAGCAAATCATTCACTTGGTCAATGCTGTCGGTGAGGTTGTCAACAAGGACAGCGACATTGGCGACCTGCTCAAGGTTATCTTCCTGGAAGACTACAACGTCAGCAAGGCTGAGATGATTATCCCCGCGTCCGACATTAGCGAGCACATTTCCACTGCAGGAACAGA GGCATCTGGTACCAGCAACATGAAGTTTGTCCTCAACGGAGGTCTCATCATCGGAACCTGCGACGGCGCCAAC ATTGAAATCACTCGTGAGATTGGCGAAAGCAATATCTTCTTGTTCGGAAACCTCGCCGAGGATGTGGAGGACTTGCGCCATGCCCACAACTTTGGCTCTCACGCCATCGACCCCGACCTGGAGAAGGTCTTTGTCGAGATTGAAAAGGGCACGTTTGGCCTGCCCAACGACTTTAGCGCCTTGATTGCCGCTGTCAGGGACCATGGTGACTACTACCTGGTATCGGACGACTTCCACAGCTACATCGAGACGCATGCCCTCGTCGACGAGGCCTATCGCAACCAGGACGAGTGGGTGACCAAGTGCATCACGTCCGTAGCCCGGATGGGCTTCTTCACCAGTGACCGCTGCATCAACGAGTACGCTGAGGAGATTTGGAACATTGAGCCTCTGGATGTCACTGAAACGTAG
- a CDS encoding protein kinase domain-containing protein: protein MAEFVRAQIFGTTFEITSRYSDLQPVGMGAFGLVCSARDQLTNQNVAVKKIMKPFSTPVLAKRTYRELKLLKHLRHENVISLSDIFISPLEDIYFVTELLGTDLHRLLTSRPLEKQFIQYFLYQIMRGLKYVHSAGVVHRDLKPSNILVNENCDLKICDFGLARIQDPQMTGYVSTRYYRAPEIMLTWQKYDVEVDIWSAGCIFAEMLEGKPLFPGKDHVNQFSIITELLGTPPDDVINTIASENTLRFVKSLPKRERQPLRNKFKNADDSAIDLLERMLVFDPKKRVTATQALAHEYLQPYHDPTDEPVADEKFDWSFNDADLPVDTWKIMMYSEILDYHNVEGAPNMEEQFPTQ, encoded by the exons ATGGCCGAGTTTGTGCGTGCGCAGATCTTTGGCACCACGTTCGAGATCACCTCAAG GTACTCGGACCTCCAGCCCGTGGGCATGGGAGCGTTTGGTCTTGTCTG CTCTGCGCGAGACCAGCTCACCAACCAAAATGTCGccgtcaagaagatcatGAAGCCCTTTAGCACGCCTGTGCTCGCTAAGCGGACGTACCGtgagctgaagctgctcaagcatctCCGACACGAAAAT GTCATCTCTCTTAGCGatatcttcatctctccCCTCGAGGACAT CTATTTCGTCACAGAGCTTCTTGGCACCGATCTGCACCGGTTATTAACCTCCCGACCGCTCGAGAAACAATTCATCCAGTACTTCCTCTACCAGATCATG CGAGGCCTGAAATATGTCCACTCGGCCGGTGTCGTCCATCGTGATCTCAAGCCCAGCAACATCCTCGTCAACGAAAACTGCGATTTGAAGATTTGCGACTTTGGTCTGGCTCGAATCCAGGACCCGCAGATGACGGGCTATGTGTCAACACGATACTACCGCGCCCCGGAAATCATGCTCACATGGCAAAAGTACGACGTCGAGGTCGATATCTGGAGCGCTGGGTGCATCTTTGCCGAGATGCTCGAAGGCAAGCCCCTGTTCCCGGGCAAGGACCACGTGAACCAGttttccatcatcaccgaGCTGCTTGGTACTCCTCCGGACGATGTCATCAACACTATTGCTAGCGAGAAT ACGTTGCGTTTCGTCAAGTCACTACCTAAGCGAGAACGACAGCCACTTCGAAACAAGTTTAAGAATGCAGACGATTCAG CCATTGATCTTTTGGAGCGAATGCTTGTTTTCGACCCCAAGAAGCGAGTAACAGCCACTCAGGCTCTGGCCCACGAGTACCTCCAGCCATATCACGACCCCACCGATGAGCCTGTTGCCGATGAGAAGTTTGACTGGAGTTTTAATGATGCCGACCTCCCCGTTGATACCTGGAAGATTATGAT GTACTCGGAAATTCTTGACTACCACAACGTCGAGGGCGCGCCCAACATGGAGGAGCAATTCCCCACACAATAG
- a CDS encoding corA-like mg2+ transporter protein domain-containing protein, with protein sequence MGRRKAPCYCPKLETVSWRDCSGEKVVTTEKLTTQDLLKSKETEFAVADVTITTAFEQKFQIPRVWWTTLARRSNGYFGHQDVLDSDGTRTGTISWVRFMVKRVSKILDARDDETLTYHWVKLNAVTRWYASNNRTDIVLFDHPQFALQNRETILRNINPRELGDPFWVYPSMVEEIAQLHDVTIWETRNLLRDFELRRAFYRFSYMYLHEIPRHMTHVNEMVYVTESILTSIQKHHNQFLATDKVDTPKLFFLNIQNRLDSLHNLVTNLRHRAESNNTRIQNEMALTYSDAARIDSSAMRAISLVGLLFLPAAFVAAIFSTSFFNFDAPTGIWKLSSHFWLYWVVVVPLTAVTIVSWFFGARIMDRIMPQWRRWIE encoded by the exons ATGGGTCGTCGGAAGGCACCTTGCTACTGCCCGAAGCTGGAGACGGTTTCATGGCGGGATTGTTCAG GCGAGAAAGTGGTTACGACGGAGAAATTGACTACGCAGGacttgttgaagagcaaggagACGGAgtttgctgttgctgatgttACTATCAC GACTGCGTTTGAACAAAAGTTTCAGATCCCGCGGGTGTGGTGGACGACGTTGGCGAGGCGATCGAATGGGTATTTTGGGCATCAGGATGTGCTTGATTCAGATGGCACCCGGACGGGTACTA TCTCGTGGGTGAGGTTCATGGTCAAGCGAGTCAGCAAGATTCTCGACGCCCGCGACGACGAGACCCTTACATACCACTGGGTCAAGCTCAACGCCGTGACGAGATGGTACGCCTCAAATAACCGCACCGACATCGTCCTCTTCGACCATCCCCAGTTTGCGCTGCAAAACAGGGAAACCATCTTACGAAACATCAACCCCCGCGAGCTGGGCGATCCGTTCTGGGTGTATCCCAGCATGGTGGAAGAAATCGCCCAGCTGCACGACGTGACCATCTGGGAGACTCGCAACCTGCTCCGGGACTTTGAGCTGCGGCGCGCCTTTTACCGCTTcagctacatgtacctgcaCGAGATCCCGCGGCACATGACGCACGTCAACGAGATGGTCTACGTGACGGAGAGCATCCTAACCAGCATCCAGAAGCACCACAACCAATTCCTGGCAACAGACAAAGTCGACACACCAAAATTGTTCTTCCTCAACATCCAGAACCGGCTCGACTCGCTGCATAACCTGGTGACGAACCTGCGGCATCGCGCCGAGTCCAACAACACGCGCATCCAGAACGAGATGGCGCTCACGTACAGTGACGCGGCGCGCATCGATTCCTCGGCGATGCGGGCGATTTCGCTGGTTGGGCTGCTGTTCTTGCCGGCGGCGTTTGTGGCGGCGATATTTAGCACTTCGTTTTTCAATTTTGATGCGCCGACGGGAATATGGAAGCTTTCGAGCCATTTCTGGCTATAttgggtggtggtggtgccgtTGACTGCTGTGACGATTGTGTCGTGGTTTTTTGGGGCGAGGATTATGGATAGGATAATGCCGcagtggaggaggtggattgaatga
- a CDS encoding pyridoxamine 5'-phosphate oxidase domain-containing protein: MALYRRPSTVLTTEEEKLIFAPAGHHPHGQAPQFTLSQLHRKDLDPTSPIPQFNAWFSLAQRTPSISQPEACTLSTAHLPSGRVSSRIVYLKELDPHGFVMYTNLGTSRKAHDLQTNPHASLVFYWPPLQRQVRVEGITETNSREESQTYFDTRVRGSRIGAWASRQSAVLKPQPSAKQSAPESGSEALVNGTDATTNPEYEDDGRAQLEGWVKEVEERFKGQDKIPVPDFWGGLRLVPQRVEFWQGRESRLHDRFVYEWEEGEDGKEGKWRLERLSP, from the exons atggctTTGTATCGCCGGCCTTCGACGGTGCTCACCactgaggaggagaagctgatTT TCGCCCCAGCAGGCCACCACCCCCACGGCCAAGCCCCCCAATTCACCCTCTCCCAACTCCACCGCAAGGACCTCGACCCAACTTCCCCCATCCCCCAGTTCAACGCCTGGTTCTCCCTCGCCCAGCGCACCCCGTCCATCTCCCAGCCAGAAGCATGCACCCTGTCCACCGCCCACCTCCCCTCCGGCCGCGTCTCCTCCCGCATCGTCTACCTCAAGGAGCTCGACCCCCACGGCTTCGTCATGTACACCAACCTCGGCACCTCGCGTAAAGCCCACGACCTGCAGACCAACCCGCacgccagcctcgtcttttACTGGCCCCCCTTGCAGAGGCAGGTTCGTGTCGAGGGCATTACGGAGACGAATTCTCGGGAGGAGAGCCAGACGTACTTTGATACTCGCGTTAGGGGAAGTCGTATTGGCGCTTGGGCGAGTCGTCAGTCTGCCGTGCTCAAGCCCCAACCCTCAGCGAAGCAATCAGCTCCTGAATCGGGATCCGAGGCGCTGGTAAACGGCACGGACGCCACCACTAATCCAGAGTACGAGGACGACGGCAGAGCCCAGCTGGAAGGCTGGGTCAAGGAGGTCGAAGAGCGCTTCAAGGGCCAGGACAAGATCCCCGTGCCTGACTTCTGGGGCGGCCTGCGTCTAGTCCCCCAGCGCGTCGAGTTCTGGCAGGGTAGGGAGAGCAGGTTGCACGATCGCTTCGTGTACGAGTGggaggagggtgaggatggAAAGGAGGGCAAGTGGCGTTTGGAGAGACTGAGTCCTTGA